CGAACATGAGCCACTTCTACCGGCTGTTTTCACAGCGCTTCTCCACGACCCCCGCCGAACACCGCGCCGCCGCCCGCAGGGTGCTGCAACCCAGCTGAGGGGCGCGCGGGCGAACCTAACGGCCGCTGGGCTCGTTCCGCGGGGGCGGCGTGCGAAACCAGCGCTCGGTCACGTCGTCGGCCGGAAACAAAGCTTCCAGGGTCAGCTCCTCGGTGGTCAGATCGAGCGGTGTACCGATGGTCGTGAGACACGCGAACATCGTCAGCTCGTGGGCGCCGTGGCGCAGGCGCAGGGCCGCCGCCGGGGCGCCGCCCGGCTCGGGCACGGGGAGGCGTACGACGCCGGGATAGGTGCGGATCTCGTCGCGCAACGCCCGCCGTTCGTCGTCTGTGGGGTGGGCCTGGGCAGCCCGTTCGACCCGCTCGAGAAGCAAAGACGCAACCTCGGACCAGTTCACGATGTGGGGCCTCAGCCCCTCGGGATGCAGCGTGGCCTTGACCAAATTCGCGGTAACCCCTGCCGGCACCCGTGAAGCGTCGAGGAAGGTATCGAGAAGCCTGCGGGCGCCGTCGTTGACCCGCAGCACGTTCCAGCATCGGTCGATCGCCAGGGCCGGATAAGGAGACTGCTGTGCGAGCAGAAGGTCCACCGCCCGGTTCACGGAGGCCATCGCCTGCGCGTGAAGCGGGGTGGCTGCGTAAACGCCCGCAAAGCCCGCGCTGACCAGCAGCGTGTTGCGCTCGCGCAGCGCGAGGCTCAGCACATCCGACAAGCGCAGCACCATCGCGCGGCTTGGCTGCGCTTTGCCGGACTCGAGGCAACTGACGTGTCTCGACGAGACGTTGGCAGCAAAACCCAAACGTTCCTGGCTCCACCCGAGAACCCGTCGATGCCCCCGAAGACGCTCACCAAACGAGGGGGTGCTTCCAGACTCGGCCGAGATGACCTCCGAGGTCATGGACTTCATGAGGGCCATGCTGCACGACAGGGGGTATGAGCACCAGTCTCGAAACGGCTCTCTTTGTCCTCGGCGCGTGTGGCGCCACGGCCTTCATCCTGGGATCGTTACAGCTCTCCGCAGCCCAGCGCGCGCAGGCTGGACGATGGCTTCCCCTGCTG
Above is a genomic segment from Myxococcales bacterium containing:
- a CDS encoding helix-turn-helix transcriptional regulator; protein product: MKSMTSEVISAESGSTPSFGERLRGHRRVLGWSQERLGFAANVSSRHVSCLESGKAQPSRAMVLRLSDVLSLALRERNTLLVSAGFAGVYAATPLHAQAMASVNRAVDLLLAQQSPYPALAIDRCWNVLRVNDGARRLLDTFLDASRVPAGVTANLVKATLHPEGLRPHIVNWSEVASLLLERVERAAQAHPTDDERRALRDEIRTYPGVVRLPVPEPGGAPAAALRLRHGAHELTMFACLTTIGTPLDLTTEELTLEALFPADDVTERWFRTPPPRNEPSGR